DNA sequence from the Teretinema zuelzerae genome:
GCCGATTATCATCGAGTGCTCTCTGCCGTGAGATAGACGCCTTGCCCTTAGAACTGGCCGGTCGAAAGAAGCACGAGGGTGCAGGCTTCCACGTAGCGGATGCCCGCGTTTTGAAAGCGCCGGGCGAACTCGGAATTTTCTGTTCCCGGGTTCGCGATGACGCGGCTGGGCGAAAGCGCGATGATCGAATCGATCAGGGGCTCCAGGTGCCGAGGAGAGACGTAGAGAGTAACGGTGTCGATAGGGCCCGAAACCTGCGCCAGATCGCGGTGCACCGGCATGCCGTCTATTTCGTCGATCCCCGGATTGAACAGGAGAGCCTCGTGGCCTGCGGCGATAAGCCGATTCATCGCCATATTCGAATACCGTTCGGGATTCCGGCTCGCGCCGATTATCAACACCCTCATAGCTTAACCTCCTTTCTACTTTAATCTTAATCTTAATCTCATTCTCGATTATACACCGGAATGATTAAAGAAATGATGATACACTCGTGGGAGCGAATCAAAAATCAAGGAGTACATAACCGATGAAATTAAGACATTTCCTGTTGGCGGCTGCGGCCGGAGCGGGGCTTTTTGCGGCGGGATGCGGATCGACCGCGGGTACCGTCCAGAAAAGCGCGACAGAGAGCATCGAAGCGGCGGCGAAGCGCGGAACTCTTCCGAACGGGATGGAGTATGTGATTCTCCGCAACTCGAATCCGCCGGGAAAGCTCGAACTCCGCCTCTCGGTGCGGACGGGAAGTTTGCAGGATCGGGAGGGACTGGAGGGCACCGCCCACTTTCTGGAACACCTTCAGTTTTTAGGAACATCGCGCTACAAAGCCGGAGACATAGTGCATTTCGCCGAATCGATCGGCATGGCGTTCGGACCTGAAGTGAACGCTTATACGAGCTACGGCGAAACCCAGTACAAGCTGAGCCTGCCGGCGGACGATCCGGCGGCGATAGAGAAGGGAATCGACATATTGGAAGACTGGGCGCAGGGCCCCGTCGTCGATCAGGCGCAGATGGACCGCGAGCGGAACGTCGTGCATGAAGAAATCAGACTCAGCAGGGAGTCCATGCAGGGCCGTCTCCAGGACGCGCTCATGGAAGAGCTGACCAGGGGATCGCCATACGAGGGCAAAACGGTAATCGGCACCCATGAAAGCCTCGACAGGATCACCGCCGCCGATATCGAACAATTCGCCGAGGCCGGATATACGGCCGATCGGATGACGATCATAGCCGTGGGCGACTGCGACGAAGACGAGCTGATCCGCTTGCTGGAAAAAAAGTTCGTTTCCGGCTTCGGCGGAACGGCGGGCGCACGCAACACGGAAACCTCGATTCCTCGCTTCAAAAACGTGAAAAAGGATTCTTGGCGCGTCCACGAAGACTCGAGCCTCGGCCAGGATTTTTACATGTGGATGAACGTAGAAAACGCGGTTCCCTCCGGCATTCTTGAACAGCAGCTGCTCGACGCAAGGGCCTCCATCGCCGCGCAGGCGGTGAACCAGCGGCTGGGAGCCCTTGAACGGGATACGGACACCGGCGTACAGAAGGCGTTCATGTATTGGGCGACCTCTCTCGGCAACGCACGGGAATACGGGATTCAGCTGCTGCCCCGGAAGGGAATGGACGAAAAAGCGCTGGAAAGCCTCTTCGTCGAACTGAGAAAAATCGAAGAACACGGCATTACCGATCAGGAATACGAACTCGGAATCAAAACGCTCACGGACAGGCACGGAGCCTGGCTTACGCAAAAAATGAACGTAACCAGCGACCAGAAGGCAAACGCGATCGCCCAGACGCTGGCCATGGGAGTCATGTATCCGTTCGGCGAAAGCGCATGGGATTCGCTCCTCGCTTCCGCAAAAAAAACGAAGAAAAAAGACGTGGACGGCTGGATACAGAAGTATGCGTACCCCTCTCCCTCCGCCGTCGTTTCGGTCGCCCAGAACGCCTCCGATTCAGGCAAGATCGACGGACAAAAAATGGAAGAACTGACGGCGCGGTACCGCAAGACGGCAACGCAGGCCGGAGAGGAAATCGCCATGAAGGAACTCGTTCCGAATCCTCCCGCGCCGGGCACGATCGCGTCAAAGGAAAGCGTGAGCGGAACGCCCTTCATGAAGTGGACTCTTTCGAACGGAATCGTTCTCTATACATACCGCAACAATCTCACCAAAAACGATTTCAGGATGAAGGCTGTCGCTCCCGGCGGCCTTTCGATCCTCGCCGACGACGAATACTGGAACGGCGTAATGGCCTCCAGCATCCTGGGAAACAACGGAGCAGCCGATCTGTCTCTCGAGGAGCTGGGCGCCTACCTCACCGGGAAAAGAGCCCGCGTTTCTTTTACGTACAAGCTCGCCGATGTCCAGCTGACAGGGGAGACCGATCCCGCGGATCCCGACGATATGGAGCGCTTCTTCAAACTCGTCCATGCGCATCTCGCGATGCCCCGAAGGGACGACAAAGCAGAGAAAGCGGTCGTCGAAAACGTACAGGCCTGGTACCGGGCAAACGCTCAAAATCCCGAATACCTGTATTCAAAGGAGATTCAGGACGCCCTCGTCGGCTTCGATCCGCGGATGGCTCAACCCGGAAGCGGCGGAATCCCCTCGCTCTCAGGAGACCGGGCAGCCGCGGTAAAAGCCCGACTCTTCGGCAACCCCGCCGACCTCACATTCATTGTCTGCGGAGACTATCTCGAATCCCGGCTCGAAGACCTGGTATGCAGATGGATAGCGTCGCTCCCGGCCCAGGAAGCAAAGCAGGAAAAACCGCGCGATCCGGGAATCAGAACCGTAGCCGGCCCCTACGAAAAAGTCCTCGCCGGGGGAAAAGACGCTTCCGCCAAAGCCGCTCTGGTATTGGTCGAGGAAGGCCCCTGGAAATACGAATACCGCCACTACGCCTCCGTGCTCGCCGAGGTTTTAAAGATCAGGTTGAGAGAAGTCCTGAGGGAGGACAAGGGCGGCGTCTACGGATGGCAGGTAACGGTCAATCAATTTAAACAGCCCTTTTCGCGAACCCTCATTACGATCGATTTTACCTGCGCTCCTGAAAAACGCATAGAGCTTGAAGAAGCCGCCAAGGCCGAGCTGGCCGCCATCGCAAGCGGAAAAATCGATGAGCGGGCATGGGAAGCGGCTCTCGCCATCCATCAAAAGCAGCTTGAAGAAAACATGCGGACCAACGAAGCGTGGCCCGATCTCTTGACCGAGGCTGTCCTGAACGACGTGCCTTTGAGCGAACTGACGATGCTCAAAGACAAGGCGAAAGATCTTTCCCGCGAGGAATTCAACGCCTGGACCGCTTCAGTCCTGAAGCCGGGAAAGGTTCTGTCTTTCGCCCTGGAGCCCTGATAGTAAACGGAGGAAACGAGCATGAACGGAAGAGACGCGCGCAAAGGCAGAGATATGGAATCCGAAGAACAGAAACCCTCGGCCAGATTCAAACAGACGGCGCTGCTGCTGAGCTGCTACTCGGCCTTACTCGGAACGGGAATAACGCTCTGGATATCCCGCTCACACGGAAGCCCGGGACTGCTGGCCTGGAACCCCGTCTACCGGACCTATTTTCTCGTTCCGGCCCTCTTCGCCTCGTTTCCTCTGGTACTCGCGCTTTTCATCGCGCTTGTTCGCGGCCTGTTTTTCCGCGGTACAAGCGAGGGAAGAGCTTGCCGCTTTTTCAGGGCGCTTCAATTCGCCCTCGCCTGCGCGTCGAGCGGGCTTCTCATGCTCGCGTGCGGCATGCTCATCGCGGGGACGAACCGCGTTGGCGGCTACGAACAGCCGCATCTCCTGACGACGCCCGCCCCGCCCCACCCGCTCGACAGAATCGCGCTCTCCTCCGATCCGCACTTCGGAAGCCCAAAGCGGAAAGCCGAAGCGACCGAGCGGATTCTCGACTCGATCGGTAAAGGCGGCTACGACGCCTTCGTCTGCCTCGGCGACATGGCCGAAACGGGATTTCCGGGAAGCTATCTTGAAGAGGCGGCGACTGCGTTCGCTCAGGGGCTGGGCGGCACGCCGGCGGCGACCCTCATGGGAAACCACGACGCGATAGTCGGCGGAGCCGGCCGCTACAAAAGCATTTTTTCGCGCGACCGGTACTGGAGGGCTGATTCCGGGAAGGTCCATCTGATAGCCCTCGACCTTTCCTGGGGCACGGAGGAATTCGACGGCGAGCAGAAACGATGGCTCGAAGAAACGCTCTGTTCGATTCCCCGCGAAGAACTGGTTATCGTGCTGACCCATTGCTTTTTCTATTCGTCGGGATACGTGGACGCCCACACCGGAAAAAACTGGTTCGACCACCCCGACATGATCGAAACGGTTAGCCCGATTCTGGAAGAAGCGGGGGTCGATCTCGTGGCGAGCGGCCACAACCACTACATGGAGTTTCTGGAACACGGAAAAACCGCGTACGCCGTCATCGGGGCCATGGGCGGAAAGCCAGACCCCGAGCCGGAATACGAGTCGCCTCAGTCCCGATGGTTCCGCGCAAGGGAGTTCGGATTTCTCGACATCGCCAGAGGCGACGGCTTTTACGACCTGACCTTCCGCGATGTTTCCGGAAACGCGCTCTGGAGCACGCGCCGCGGCTATTGAGCGCGCCCGTACGCGGGGCAATCTCCGCATGCACAGAGAGGAACACCGCAGGCGGAGCCGCGCTGAAATGAAAAAAAAGACCGGACGGCGAATGGCCGTCCGGTCTTTTCATTAGAGTGCGCGGCTTAGAATCAGTTTCTCTTTCCGAAAAGTCGGATGAGGGCGAGGAAGATGTTGATGAAATCGAGATAGAGTTCCAAAGCTCCGATGATCGCAACCTTTTTGTAGGTGTCCGAGCCGTCGGCGCGGTCGGCGAGAAGCATGAGCTTCTGGGTGTCCCAAGCGGTAAGACCGGTGAACACGACCACGGTTACGATTGAAATGAGGATGTCGAAGGCGCTCGAGCGGAGGAACATGTTCACCGCGATGGCAATCACGATTCCGATGACGGCCATCGACAGGTAGCGGCCCATCGAGCGGAGGTCGGACTTTGCTTTCATGCCGTAGAGGCTCATGGCTCCGAAGGTCAGGGCGGTTACGCCGAAAATCTGCACGACTGACTGTCCGGTGTAGACGAGAAAGACGCTCGCGAGGGTCGCGCCGTTGAGCAGGGAGTAGGCGAGGAAGGCGGTAACCGCCGCGCTCGCGCTGATTTTGCGAATGGAAGCGGAAAGCCACCAGACCAGGGCGAGCTCGCCGATGATAAGTCCGAAAAACACAAAGGTATTCCCGAAAATGATGCGCTGCAGGGGGACGGAGTTCGCCACGAACCACGCGGACACGCCGCTGAGCGAAAGGGCGGCGACCATCCAGCCGTAGACTCCGGTCATAAAGGCCTGGCGGGTTGATTCCCGCTCGGGGTTGATGCTTATGTCGTATTCCATATTTTTTCTCTCCTTATACCTTATAATACAACCATTGGGGGACAGAGGAAACAGGCGAAAAGCGAAAATCGGGATAAAACCGGCTCACTGCTGAGCCGCGGCCGGGGCAAGATATCCCCGCCTGACGGAATCGTTGATGAGCCATTCGAGAAAAGCCCAGATCTCGGCAGATCCGGCGGCGATGTGGCGGTTCATTTCCAAAACCCGGTCGGCTGTTATGCCGAACTGCTTCCAGGTATGCCCCTTCGTCGCGTAATTCTGAAGCAGGGGCTCGAAACGGTCGAATACCGAGGCGAATTGCGCCTCCGGGGTTTCGCGGGCCTCGAATTCCTCCCAGACGGCGAGGCAGAAATCGCGTTGGCTTGAATCGAGGATGCCGAACACCCGTTCCGCAGATTTCCGCTCCTTTTCATGGGCGTCCGCGCGCGCGGCCGCGTACAAAAAGGTGTCTCCGGCGTCCACTTCCACGATATCGTGAATGAGGAGCATGAACATGACACGCTCGATGTCCACTTCCGCGTTCGCGTACTCGCGGAACAAATAGGCCATAAGGGCGATGGTCCAGGAGTGCTCCGCGTCGTTCTCGCAGCGGCTGTCGTCGAAAAGCCGGCTTTTCCTCAGGATGGACTTGATTTTATCGGCTTCCATAATGAACTCGATTTTTTTCATGAGGCCGGGATTTCCCTGATATTCGATTTTTTCCATTATGCGCGCTCCTTTTTTGTTTGTCTCGGGCGAGAGTACCGCCTGGATTGTAACACGTCGCGGCGTCAGGGGGACAGAGCATGGCGGCAGGCGGGGGCGTTGACGAAGGGGTCGGGATTTTCGGACGCGCCGGCTGCGCGGAGAGGATTGCGAGCCTGCAAAGACTCCCGGCCTCGGTCTTGTTCCTATAAAAAAACAAATTGAGTATACTTATGATATGCGCCGAATGCGGGGCGAAGGATGGACCATGAAAGATTTGACAGAGGGGAACGAGGCGCGGCTGCTCGTTTCGTTTTCGATTCCGATGCTGTTCGGGAATCTGTTTCAGCAGTTGTACAATATGGTCGACAGCGTGGTCGTCGGAAACTGGGTGGGCAAGGAGGCGCTGGCTGCCGTCGGCGCGAGTTTTCCGGTCATTTTTCTGCTGTTGTCGCTGTTCATGGGCCTCTCGATGGGCGCGAACATTCTGATTTCCCAGTTTCACGGGGCGCGCGATTCGGAGCGGGTCAGACTTTCGATCGAGACGAATTACCTTTTTACCTTTTGGGCGGGACTGGTTCTGACGGCGGTCGGGTTTTTCGGCGCAGAACCGATCATGATGCTGCTGCAGAGCCCGCCGGAAGTGCTTCCCCAGGCGGCCTTGTATTTGAGGCTCTATAGTCTGGGCATGCTCTTTTTCCTGGGGTTCAATACCGTCAGCGGAATTTTGCGGGGGCTCGGTGATTCGAAAAACCCTTTGTGGATGCTCGCGATTTCCACCGTGCTCAACATCGCGCTCGATCTCCTTTTTGTGATCGTGTTTCATTGGGGAGTGATGGGAGTCGCCGTGGCGACCATCATCAGCCAGGGGGTCGCGCTCGGCCTCGCGCTTGCATATCTCAACAGGACGCACGAGCTGTTGCGCGTCGATTTCCGCAAGCTCAGGTTCGACCGCGAGATTTTCATGTCCAGCGTCAGGATCGGGATTCCTTCCGGGATACAGCAGTCGCTCGTGGCGCTCGGGATCAGCACTATGACGGGAATCGTCAACGGTTTCGGCACCGACGCGATCGCCGGCTACGCCGCAGCGACGAGGATCGAGAGCATCGCGTCTCTTCCGGCGATGACGATCGGCATGGCGCTTTCCACCTTCGTCGGGCAGAACCTGGGAGCCGGCAAGCCGGAACGGGTCAGGCGCGGGTTGAACGCGGCTTTGATCTTTTCCGTAAGCATATCGATCGCGGCCGCGGCGGTTTTCCATTTCGCCGGAGACGCGCTGGTAGCCATGTTCAATTCCGATCCGGGCGTTCTGGAGGCGGGCGCGGGGTACCTGCGGATCATCGGCCCGTTCTTCGTCGTATTTTCCGTTATGTTCATGCTCAACGGCGTAATCCGCGGCGCGGGAGAAACCCTGATTCCGCTCGCGAGCACGCTGGTCGCCATGTGGCTGGTCCGCGTGCCGACAGCCTTCGCGCTTTCCCGGCTGCTGGGACTGCAGGGCGTCTGGTTCGCCTTCCCCACCGGCTGGATAGTCGGCACCCTGGTCGCCTTCGTCTATTACCGCACCGGCCGCTGGATGAAAACCTTCGAACGCATCCACTCGCGCAGAGGCTGAGCGGACGCGCGAAGACCGTGAGTGCTAGCGGGCACCGTGTTGCGTGGGCGAAGACCGTGACTGCAAGCGGTCACCGTGGTGCGCGGGCGGTCACCGTGATGCGCTAGCGGTCACCGTGATGCGCGCGCGAAGACCGTGAGCTCTAGCGGTCACCGTGATGCGCGGGCGGTAAGCGTGAGTGCTAGCGACCACCGTAATTCGCGCGCGAAGACCGTGAGTGCTAGCGGGCACCGTGATGCGCGCGCGAAGACCGTGAGCGCTAGCGGTAAGCGTGAGTGCTAGCGGGCACCGTGTTGCGCGGGCGCGCGAAGACCGTAACAGATAGCTATCACCGTGATGCGTGCACGGTAAGCGTGAGCGCTAGCGGGCACAGTGGCGCGCGGGCGCGCGAAGACCGTAACAGATAGCTATCACCGTGATGCGTGCACGGTAAGCGTAAGCGATAGCTATCACCGTGACCCGCGAACGGTAAGCGTGAGTGTTAGCTGTCACCGTGATGCGCGGGCGCGCGAAGACCGTAACAGCTAGCTGTCACCGTGATGCGCGAACGGTAAGCGTGAGTGCTAGCGGGCACCGTGATGCGCGGTCAGCTTGAGGCGCGAACGATGAGTTTCGGTTTATAGAGGATGGTTTTTTCTTCGAACACGCAAGATTTGAGAAGCGCGAGGGTTTCCTGATAGGCGCACTTTCCGATGTGGGAAAGGGGCTGATTGACGGTGGTCAGGGCGGGAGTAACGAGAGCCGCGCCCGAAATGTCGTCGTAGCCGACCAGGGACAGTTCGGAAGGAATGTCCAAACCGCGGTTCTTCGCGGCGAACAGAATGCCCATTGCGACCTCGTCGCCGGCGGCGCAGAACAGCGAATCCATGCCGAGCTCGAGCGCTTTATCGAGGACGGCCTTTCCTTCTTCGAAATAATAGTTTTCGATCGAGAGAATCATCGAAGGATCGTAGGAAATATTTCTCTCCACCAGCGCTTGAATAAACCCGCGTTTTCGTTCTCTCTGGCTGAGGTGGTAGTACTCACCGACCGAACCGATTACAAGCCCGGGCTTTTTCCTGCCGCGAGAGAGCAGATGCTCCGTCCCCGCATATCCGCCCTGAAAATTATCCAGCTGGATGCCAAGGGTGCCCGGCGCGTTTTCGTCGATCACGACAAGCGGAATTTTATTCTTCTGGTACAGCGCCACGGTTTCCTCGGACGGACAGATGCTCAGGGCGATCGCCGCGTCGGCTCTGCGGCCGTGCACGATCTCCTTCAGGACCCGCTCATCCTCGTTCAACGTGGAATACAAGGTGATCAGATAACCGGAGGGAGTTTCGACGATGGCCTGCTCGATGCCCTTCATCACTTCCATCTCGTAGGGAGACGAAAAGAACGACGCGACGACGGCGATGGTATGTGTCTTGCCGCTCACCAAACTTCTGGCAAGATAGTTGGGATGATAATCGAGTTCCTCAATAGCCTTGAGGACCCTGGCCTTTGTCTCTTCCGTGATTCCCGGATGCCCATGGATTGTCCATGAGACCGTTGTATGGGAGACGCCGGCCGCTTTCGCCACATCATGAATCGTTACTGCCATTGAGGATTCCTCTTCATAACAATCATAGTATCAAAACTATTGAGCACTGTTAACAGGAACGCCTCTGCGGGCCATCATTTTGCGCAAGGTGAAATCCACCCATATTATAGAAAGACTTTGATCGTCAGGAAGGCCGGCGGCAAGATGCATGCCGAGATCCTTCAAGGGATTCTCCAATGCGCCCCAATAATGTTCATCGGATTCATAGCCGATTTGGTACATCACCGGATTCGGATAAAAATGACGGGACCAGGCGTCGAAGGTTTCCTTCATAGCCTCCAGGCTCCCGTTGTACTGGCTATCGTTCACAAAGATGATGTCGCTGCGGTACGTCGGCGGCATCCACGCCGGATCCCAGTGCTTCAAAAAAAGAGAAAAGCGCTTGTCGACTTTTTTGATTCTCCGGTCGATGTCCTTCGCAAGATCGTCGGTAATAGCGGTACCCCAGCCGTCGGTGCCGGCGGACTTATACCACTCGACGTCGACCCCGAAACCGCGCACCGACGGATGATGCTTGTAAAGCTTCATGGTTTCCTCAGCCAGCGCGGCAAGGTCGGCCGTGTCGCCGGGCTCGACTTGAATCCAGACCGCATAGCCGCGACGGTCGCAGAGCTCGAGAAAATCCGCGTTCATATCGACGGGAAAGTCGTTGACTCCCGCCGCTTTATTTCCCAGCGGATAATTGACGGTACAGATTCTGTTCGATGGAGTTCCGGTTACGGTCCCGGCGATCCACACGAATGAGCCGACGCTTCCGGGATACAGCTCTTCCATCTCCGCCGCGTACAGATCCCACAGCTCGTTGTCAGGAAACGGCTTGATCCCGTAATTCGAGGCGCGCAAACCCGCAAAGTGAACGCGAGCTCCGCTTTCGGGCATTCGCGCGCGATCGCGTATTTGAGATCCTGAAAAAGCGCATAGAAAACCTAAGAATACCAGGGCCGCGGCAGCGGCGAAGACAATTCCAACTATCAGCATGCGATTCGATCCTTTTGTAAAATGCGGCATGAAAGACCTCCGATAAAAGAGCTACGGCTCGGTTCGCCCCGCAAGGCAGGACGCGACAATTTCTATTTTTTCCGGCTGGCGGAAAAGAGTTTCGTGAGAGTATACGGCCAGACCACCCGATGGACTTTCGAGCGCGTTCATCACAGACGCATGAAACTCGTCGGCAGCCAAGCTTCGCTCCGTATAACAGGGCGAAGCCTGAATGCAGGGAACGACGGGAACGAGGCCTCCGCTTCGCTCCCGCTGATCGTGCACAACCCGGGCTATCCAGTCAGGCTCTCTGCCTGTCATATGATGATAGGCCATCGGCGTCAGATAATCGACCAGGGAAGACAGGGTTTCAATCTCCTGTCCCAGGAGAGACGCGACAGCGCCTCCGTACTCGTCCGCTGTCCAGGGAACCGTATGCAGGCCGATCCTGATGTTCGGACAGCGGCGTCGAGCGAATTCCGCTGCCGACGCCAATCGGGATCGCACCTTTTCGGTTCGCCACAGGCCGGGATCGCGCGAAACGGAAGCCCCGGACTTTCCAAACGAATCGAAAAAATCATCCTGGTCGGCTTTGCAGGAAGGACAACCGCACGTCGCTTTTATCCTGTCGAGGGCAGAGAGACTTCCGGCACGCGGCGACCGACCGCCGCCGGTTTCGCGTTCCGGTCCGATCATCTCCCAGAAGCCGAAAAAACGCGCAAAATCGAAGCTGATTCCGTCCGGAAACCAGGAAAGACGGCGCTCAAACCGTTCGAAAAAACGCCTGCGAGGACCGTCCCTGGTCGGACAGACGAAGCGCACCCAGTCGTCTACCGCGGGAGCCCCCTCCATCGTACGGGCGAGATCGGCATCGGCGTCGCCCTCCATGGCGAGAAACACCGGCTCGATCGCGCTCCATAAAAGCCCCGCGTTTTTTATCGCCGCGATGAAATGCAGAAACGCGTCTTTTCCGGGTTGCGCCTCGTTGCCGTCTGCCCGTCCCGGCGGAACGCAATCAGGGCCGACCATAACCCAGTCGAATCCGGTTTTTTTCCAGCTGTGCGCTGCCTGGACCGGGTTCTCCGGAATCGCGTAGACCTTTATCGCGTACATCGGCCTAGCCCTTCACGCCCGAAACGACCGTCCCCTGTATGAAGTAGCGCTGGAAGATGAAAAAGAGAATGATCGGAGGCATCATCATCATGGTCGTCGCGGCCGCTTTCAGGGAATTATTGTTGAAGTACAGGGCGTCGAAAGACTGCAGGCCCAAAGCCACCGTGAATTTCACCTGGTCGTGCAGATAAATCAGCGAGTAGTAATATTCATTCCACCAATACACGATGGCGAAAACGGTGATGGTGACCAGCACAGGAGTCGATTGCGGAATGATGACGTTCCACAAAATTCTGATCGGCCCGCAGCCGTCGATTTTGGCGGCGTCGTCGAGTTCCCGCGGAAGGCCCATCAGGAACTGGCGGACCAAAAACACGTTGTAGGCGCTCACCGCGAAAAAAGACGGAACGATCAGCGGGAGCCAGGTATTATACCATCCCAGTTTCTGGAAGACGATGAAACTGGGAATGAGCGAAACCTGAGCCGGCAGCATCATGGTCGAGAGCAGAATGATGAACACGATATTCCTGCCCGGAAAATAAAACCGGGAGAAACCGTACGCGACGAGGGTCGTGGATATAAGCGTTCCGAGAACCGCGAACACCATGATGAACAGAGTGTTCGCAATAAAGCGGGGAAAGGGCGATTTGGTCAAAGCCTCCGGATAGTTGGACCAGTTTAAGCGCACGGCGGCGACCCGATCGTCCGGAGTCGCAGGAGGGGCCGAATACCGCTCGTCGGGATTGTCGGGATTCGCGTACACCCACATCCGGTTTTCCTTTCCCACGTACGCGAGCTCGCGTTTCGCGCCGTCGATCTCAACCATGTATACGAAATACTTGTTTCGGGGAATTCCCTCGCCTTCAAGCACGACCTGTTTTCCCTCAAGGGGAATGATGGAAGTCGGAACGGTGCGGATGACCTGCTTCGACGAAAGCGATCCG
Encoded proteins:
- a CDS encoding CoA-binding protein, which translates into the protein MRVLIIGASRNPERYSNMAMNRLIAAGHEALLFNPGIDEIDGMPVHRDLAQVSGPIDTVTLYVSPRHLEPLIDSIIALSPSRVIANPGTENSEFARRFQNAGIRYVEACTLVLLSTGQF
- a CDS encoding M16 family metallopeptidase — its product is MKLRHFLLAAAAGAGLFAAGCGSTAGTVQKSATESIEAAAKRGTLPNGMEYVILRNSNPPGKLELRLSVRTGSLQDREGLEGTAHFLEHLQFLGTSRYKAGDIVHFAESIGMAFGPEVNAYTSYGETQYKLSLPADDPAAIEKGIDILEDWAQGPVVDQAQMDRERNVVHEEIRLSRESMQGRLQDALMEELTRGSPYEGKTVIGTHESLDRITAADIEQFAEAGYTADRMTIIAVGDCDEDELIRLLEKKFVSGFGGTAGARNTETSIPRFKNVKKDSWRVHEDSSLGQDFYMWMNVENAVPSGILEQQLLDARASIAAQAVNQRLGALERDTDTGVQKAFMYWATSLGNAREYGIQLLPRKGMDEKALESLFVELRKIEEHGITDQEYELGIKTLTDRHGAWLTQKMNVTSDQKANAIAQTLAMGVMYPFGESAWDSLLASAKKTKKKDVDGWIQKYAYPSPSAVVSVAQNASDSGKIDGQKMEELTARYRKTATQAGEEIAMKELVPNPPAPGTIASKESVSGTPFMKWTLSNGIVLYTYRNNLTKNDFRMKAVAPGGLSILADDEYWNGVMASSILGNNGAADLSLEELGAYLTGKRARVSFTYKLADVQLTGETDPADPDDMERFFKLVHAHLAMPRRDDKAEKAVVENVQAWYRANAQNPEYLYSKEIQDALVGFDPRMAQPGSGGIPSLSGDRAAAVKARLFGNPADLTFIVCGDYLESRLEDLVCRWIASLPAQEAKQEKPRDPGIRTVAGPYEKVLAGGKDASAKAALVLVEEGPWKYEYRHYASVLAEVLKIRLREVLREDKGGVYGWQVTVNQFKQPFSRTLITIDFTCAPEKRIELEEAAKAELAAIASGKIDERAWEAALAIHQKQLEENMRTNEAWPDLLTEAVLNDVPLSELTMLKDKAKDLSREEFNAWTASVLKPGKVLSFALEP
- a CDS encoding metallophosphoesterase family protein; translation: MNGRDARKGRDMESEEQKPSARFKQTALLLSCYSALLGTGITLWISRSHGSPGLLAWNPVYRTYFLVPALFASFPLVLALFIALVRGLFFRGTSEGRACRFFRALQFALACASSGLLMLACGMLIAGTNRVGGYEQPHLLTTPAPPHPLDRIALSSDPHFGSPKRKAEATERILDSIGKGGYDAFVCLGDMAETGFPGSYLEEAATAFAQGLGGTPAATLMGNHDAIVGGAGRYKSIFSRDRYWRADSGKVHLIALDLSWGTEEFDGEQKRWLEETLCSIPREELVIVLTHCFFYSSGYVDAHTGKNWFDHPDMIETVSPILEEAGVDLVASGHNHYMEFLEHGKTAYAVIGAMGGKPDPEPEYESPQSRWFRAREFGFLDIARGDGFYDLTFRDVSGNALWSTRRGY
- a CDS encoding Bax inhibitor-1/YccA family protein, with protein sequence MEYDISINPERESTRQAFMTGVYGWMVAALSLSGVSAWFVANSVPLQRIIFGNTFVFFGLIIGELALVWWLSASIRKISASAAVTAFLAYSLLNGATLASVFLVYTGQSVVQIFGVTALTFGAMSLYGMKAKSDLRSMGRYLSMAVIGIVIAIAVNMFLRSSAFDILISIVTVVVFTGLTAWDTQKLMLLADRADGSDTYKKVAIIGALELYLDFINIFLALIRLFGKRN
- a CDS encoding HD domain-containing protein, translated to MEKIEYQGNPGLMKKIEFIMEADKIKSILRKSRLFDDSRCENDAEHSWTIALMAYLFREYANAEVDIERVMFMLLIHDIVEVDAGDTFLYAAARADAHEKERKSAERVFGILDSSQRDFCLAVWEEFEARETPEAQFASVFDRFEPLLQNYATKGHTWKQFGITADRVLEMNRHIAAGSAEIWAFLEWLINDSVRRGYLAPAAAQQ
- a CDS encoding MATE family efflux transporter — translated: MRRMRGEGWTMKDLTEGNEARLLVSFSIPMLFGNLFQQLYNMVDSVVVGNWVGKEALAAVGASFPVIFLLLSLFMGLSMGANILISQFHGARDSERVRLSIETNYLFTFWAGLVLTAVGFFGAEPIMMLLQSPPEVLPQAALYLRLYSLGMLFFLGFNTVSGILRGLGDSKNPLWMLAISTVLNIALDLLFVIVFHWGVMGVAVATIISQGVALGLALAYLNRTHELLRVDFRKLRFDREIFMSSVRIGIPSGIQQSLVALGISTMTGIVNGFGTDAIAGYAAATRIESIASLPAMTIGMALSTFVGQNLGAGKPERVRRGLNAALIFSVSISIAAAAVFHFAGDALVAMFNSDPGVLEAGAGYLRIIGPFFVVFSVMFMLNGVIRGAGETLIPLASTLVAMWLVRVPTAFALSRLLGLQGVWFAFPTGWIVGTLVAFVYYRTGRWMKTFERIHSRRG
- a CDS encoding LacI family DNA-binding transcriptional regulator, giving the protein MAVTIHDVAKAAGVSHTTVSWTIHGHPGITEETKARVLKAIEELDYHPNYLARSLVSGKTHTIAVVASFFSSPYEMEVMKGIEQAIVETPSGYLITLYSTLNEDERVLKEIVHGRRADAAIALSICPSEETVALYQKNKIPLVVIDENAPGTLGIQLDNFQGGYAGTEHLLSRGRKKPGLVIGSVGEYYHLSQRERKRGFIQALVERNISYDPSMILSIENYYFEEGKAVLDKALELGMDSLFCAAGDEVAMGILFAAKNRGLDIPSELSLVGYDDISGAALVTPALTTVNQPLSHIGKCAYQETLALLKSCVFEEKTILYKPKLIVRASS
- a CDS encoding putative glycoside hydrolase; translation: MYAIKVYAIPENPVQAAHSWKKTGFDWVMVGPDCVPPGRADGNEAQPGKDAFLHFIAAIKNAGLLWSAIEPVFLAMEGDADADLARTMEGAPAVDDWVRFVCPTRDGPRRRFFERFERRLSWFPDGISFDFARFFGFWEMIGPERETGGGRSPRAGSLSALDRIKATCGCPSCKADQDDFFDSFGKSGASVSRDPGLWRTEKVRSRLASAAEFARRRCPNIRIGLHTVPWTADEYGGAVASLLGQEIETLSSLVDYLTPMAYHHMTGREPDWIARVVHDQRERSGGLVPVVPCIQASPCYTERSLAADEFHASVMNALESPSGGLAVYSHETLFRQPEKIEIVASCLAGRTEP